The following DNA comes from Sander lucioperca isolate FBNREF2018 chromosome 2, SLUC_FBN_1.2, whole genome shotgun sequence.
TCAGATCAGGAAACAGGAAGCGGGAAGGAAGCTGAGGATGGAGGAAGCGCAGCATTAAAGAATACCAGCAAAAGCCAAGAGAAGAAGCCAGTGAAAGAGACCTCGATGAAGAGTGCTGCCATAGTTTCAGCTAATGGTCACGTGGTGGTGTCAGCTGAAGAGAACCAGCATGAGGAGAAAACAGATGTAGATGGAGGAGACAGTGACAGAGCAGCTTCAGATGCTGAGGTCAAGATAGTGAATGGGGAGTCAAAGGTCAGGGCTGCAGGACAGGAAACTGAGACCAGTGCACCAAATGAAGTAAACAGCAACACAGCCAATGGGGAGATCAAATATGATGCAAAAATTGATGAGATGAAGTCAGAGTCAGATGAGgttaatgataaaataaatggAGCCTGTGACATCACCGTAAGCCCATCAGTCCTTAAAAGTAAAGGAACCTGGGCAGATGTTGTTTCAAAGGCCAATGGAGCAGGAAGCATACACACAGCAGTCAATGGAGTAGCAGATAATGTCACTGCTGATAGCAAAGCTAAAGAGTGAAAACATatcaaaacaggaaaacagtgttgtagtcaagttTTTCCCAAGTCActgctgtaaaaataaaactctCCCAGGATCCTAGATATAATTTGAGCCAATGAACATGAAGCAGGTAACAGAGAGTAAGAGGATAATGAGTATTACTTTGCGCTGGAGATGTTGTTGCTGGGAGGGGGCTGTACTGTTgagtgctattttttttttcttcaataatAAACTTTTTACTCTGGTTTACCGGTGATGTTGCTTTTTTGGAACATACGTACATTGAATCAGCATGTAAGCATGTAAAAATGATGTGTGAAGGTATAATGCGAATAAACCAGCTGCAAACAAGTGATGGTGCCACATCTGGAGAATCatctaaatgtactgtataccaTGGTCTGGTTGAATACTCAATTCTTATTACAATTAGCTAAATGAGTTCAGGCAACTGAGAAcaatgggttttagtgttttagcaattgagaaaaactgtaatggaCTTCAGCAGAGGCAACCGCCCGACACACATGGCCTCCTCCATCGTCCATTAATtactgacaatggacacctcatcaggcattaacccttacataaAGGATGACACCTGTTTTTCTCCATTTACAAGATATGTTGTACACATTACTAACAATGATTTAGAGTAAGAGTGTTTTTTCAACTTCCAGACAACCACTGATGTGGACAATGGTAACAACATCAATCTGCACAGCCACAACCTTGAAAACCATCatataatttgtttttgttttcacgtAAAAGTAAAAATTGTACTACAATGTGATGCTCTAGAAAAGTGTTGGATATCTGGAGATATGCCTGTCCTACCTGCTTAACAAGTGTGAGCCACACCCAGCTGTACACAGAATCCCAGATAGGTGTGGCTGGGTGTGGTCAGAAATGTATGGAACGCCATTTGCGCAAATTACAGATAACAGGTACAAATACAGGATATGCATGAGTGCCTTGATTCAAAGCCCCTCGTTGGCCACAACCAGAAAAGGCACGTTAATGCGTCACTTTTTGTTGTATCAAAAATATGCCATGTTAACATGATGAAACTCTACGTGTCAACGTGCATTTTAATACAACAGTGATGTCACATTGTCCTGAAGTACACCTGTACATAACTGCAGCAAGGTGAGAAATTGTTcagcaaaaacaagattttcagAGGGTATTGAGAACAGGTCCAAGATGCTCAACCATACTTCTTTCTCCCAAATTAGGCCTTGATATAAACTACCATGATAGTATTGCAAGATTCAGACCTTTGAAGCagggttaaaggtcccatggcaagaacatttcactttatgaggttttttaacattaatatgacttcccctagcctgcctatggtcccccagtggctagatatggcgataggtgtaaaccgagctctgggaatcctgctctgcctttgagaaaaagtaagctcagatgggccaatctggaatcttccctatgtgtcgtcataaggggaaaggttacctccccctCTGCTTTGCCCATGGCAAGCTGGTCAatgccacacccccaccctccaccttgccccgcTTCTCTCCTCATTAGCATTTAaaactacagacacagaaatggcacatcctaaggaaagctcattgtgggactggctctagtggctgtaattctgcaccaaggcttaatttcgggaaagagacttcagatacagtattaggggaccactaaggcctatataaaagcatccaaaaagaaaaaaaatatgttttaactgCTTATATCAATgcatcaataaaaaacaaagtacTGTCCATTTCTTGTTCATCTCCTGTCTCAGCTCTGTGTTTCCCTTTGAATTATCTCCAAATCAGGGCAGTGTTGGTACTTTGGTTCAGGCGGCTCTGCCCAGGTGGATTGTGGGAGTTTGTTTAGGCTGCTGGTAGGAAAGGTGATGACTGCAGTGTCACTGAAGATGTCAATCAGACGGGATGGACAAGGTAGCTGTCCctcctcacacacagagacagcctGAGTAATGTAGCTGTAGTCCCGCTTGAACTCTCTCTCGATTGTCCTGTTGGGACGACAGACAGGAGACGTCACCTCACCTCTCCTCTAATTTCTTTAACGTCATCTCTCTGATTCATGTCTTGTACTAACCTGTCCATCATGCCATTGAAGCTGTTCCCAATGATTatcatcagaggaagacattgtgcaTTCCAATTTTTCCACAGAAGGTTGTTGTACAGGGCTTTCCCACAATGCATCAGGTAAAAGAGTGTGGGTTTAGTCACCAGACGCTTCCCCTCCTGCACAATACAGTGAGAAAcaatgctgttgttttttgtatttgttctcCACACTGTATATCTGCTAGTATAGCTGCTAACTTCACCTTCACTGACCTCATTTTCTGTGAGTACAGTCAGACCCAGCTCTCTTAAGACATCCCTCTCTCCAGATGAGAACATGGGGTCGTAAACATAGCAGTCCCTTGGTGGAAtctaaagagagaggagcagtgaGACACATAACTTATAATGAACAGGGCCTCACAGACGGTTTGTTATCTCATTGAATAAACAGTAAGCACATCCTCCAACCTGTCCTgcatccagcagcagcagcaacatggCAAGCTGGAAGCGAGCTGAGACACAGGAGGAAAAGGAGCCAAGGCCATAACAAACACACTCCAGCTGTTGACATCGTCTGCCATCTCTGCGGCTCCCCAGCTGGTCGGTGGTGCCCTCGGTGTCCCTGTTCTCTGGAGGTTTTGAGAGGGCTGCTGATCCTGCCACAAGCACCTGCTCTGAAGACAAGGTTCCTGAAAGGGTCACTGAGCTGCAAGCTAAATGATTTCACAGCCAAACAAAAGTATTTAActcaacttcttcttcttcttgtgtttttgaATGGCGGTTGGCAACCAGCTTTTTGGAGCATTACCGCCACCATCTGGACTGGAGTGTGGATCAAGAGGTCAACCTACACTTTCTTAAATCCTTTCTAATAACCCAGTTatcttcaaaaaagaaaacaaaaaataaaaacaaatttcacCTGATCCTTTTTGCAGTATATCATGTAAATTTAATGTCATCTGATTTTCACCCAGTTGTGAAATCAATCTTTGTCTGGCTTGATGGTATTTAGGACAATACATAATTACATGCTCTATGGTTTCTTGACTATCGCAATATTCACACATTCCATCAACATGCTTtttcattataaataatgttctaTTTAATCCTGTATGTCCTAGCCTCATTCTGGACACCACATCTTCTTCTTGCTTACTTCTGTATGTATTCCTGTTCTTCCCCATTTAACTCAACTTGTCCAGCTAAACTCACCTTTCCACTGTTGACAAAACTCCTCGCATTTTAGCTCAGACCTACAGAGGAAGGATGATAAGCAGAGTTAATTGACTCCATCTGAAAAATGAACGATATTACAGGAATCTGCTGCTTAACTGGACTTAGGCTTATTACACTGTGTCTCTGATTCGTTTAACAGTTTTCCCGATGTCCAGCTGGTCCTGGCAGCATGTTGAATGTGAGGACACCTGAATTGGTTTTGATTTTCGCGCTGCACCTTTTCGTCGCCGGGCCACCTGCCACTCCTCCCCGGTGTCCGACATCTATAACAATTCACCGGTGCCCTATATACACATACGCAGACATGCgatacaaatatatttattaacaaAGTTCTAATATAAATGCTGCCATGGGTTGGCGATTCTGAAGCAAATGGGACTATTTTGAGTGTAACACACGCATTTCCTCTTCCGGTTCTATGCCACATTTTGTATTCCGTAACCCCTGTCCGCGTTTTCGACCGCGAATCGAAAAGccaaacacaattgaacaacCTTCTAAatgattttgttttcttctgtatAATTGAGACACATTTACGCGTAACTTACATGTAAATTGAGAAAAGGGAAACACATTTTTCGGGGTACAATGTTTGGTGAAACACCGGCAACCGGAAGTACTTGTGTTTTCGTGTGTAAAACCCATGGTAAAACCGAATAGTGAGATAGCTGATTTCAGCTGGGTTACCCTTCATTACTACCACAgatgaacatactgtatatataatttcGAAGTAGGGGGATAACGAACGTTTCAGGTGAGTTATAGTACCAGTATTTTCATTAGGTTTtcgggtaacgttagctagctaacgttagcttttgcTAGTAAATATTAGCTTCTCTTTCACCTTGTTTTCTCCACAGCGGCAGTACGTAGAATAGTAGAGCCatagtttagatttttttttttacgaagAGTATAGATGTTGCATAACTAAcgttactgtagctaacgttagctatttGAGATTATGCTGTTTATATTAAATAGTTGTTGGCCTCATATATGGGCAAGATACAATGACCACATGATCACAGCTACAAAgcattcaaaataaataaaacgtaaTGAAATCTCAACTTACTTAACTAGATTTATTCGCGAGCTTTCAGCCACCTCTCGTGGCTTTCATCAGCAGAGATTGCTCGGTTGTCATAAAGATGGCTTCTTGATGTTGCTTATCATTTGGAGTTTTTACACTAACGTTACTTTAACCTTTGTTATTTGATATCCAGAGATGTCCATGTCCCATCTgtatgggaggagagaggaggaggaggaaggtgtGGAGATAGAGAGCTTTGAGGTGACAGACTGGGACCTGGCCAATGAGTTCAACCCAGACCGCCGCAGATTCAGGCAGACCAAAGACCAGGCTACCTATGGCATCTGGGCTGACAGGGACTCAGACGAGGATGAGAGGCCTAGCTTTGGAGGCAAGAAGTAAGGCATGGGTTTATTTTTGTTGCTGCCCCAGTGATCCTGTTGTTACCTTAACCTACACCCAACCATATCGCTAACCCCAACCAGTTATCTCTGCTACGCCTAAACATAGCCTAACCTATGGGCGGAAACACAAATCTAAGGGAAACGCTATTCAAAGGTGAACAGACTTCAATGCAAGAACCCATCGTAGTCATCCCAACAGAAATGGTCCATATAAAAACcaactgctgtttttttttctttctttttttctttttgcaattGTAAACAACATTAGtcaagtgtttgtgttttttccagATCCAAAGACTACAGTGCTCCAGTGAACTTTGTGAGTGCTGGTCTGCGCAAATCTGCAGCTGAGGagaaacagcaacaacaaaaagtagAAGGAGGCTCTGATGACTCAGAGGAAGATGGTCCTTCAGCACCTCCCCCTCCTCGTGGCGCTGCACCCAAAAAACTCCAGATGGTAAATTctgttgtgtgtatgttgttTGCCCCTTGCAGTGCCCCTGTAACAGTGTTTTGTcaaaaactgattttatttttcttgtttgGCTAGGGTAATTTCCGGGGGAACCAGTCCCAGAGGTTTGCCGGTGGCATACAGTCTGGTAAAGGCATTGGTACCTGGGAGAAGCACACAAAGGGAATTGGACAGAAACTTCTGCAGAAAATGGGCTACCAACCAGGCAAAGGCCTGGGCAAGAATGCTCAAGGTGGGTAGGCCTGAGGAGGCTATGTTATTTAAACATTTAGTAGCGTGTGTTTTACAGGAGCAACAGAGTAGTTGGTATACTCTGACTCTACTCTCCTCTTATTGCTTCAGGTATTATAAACCCCATTGAGGCAAAGGTTCGTAAAGGCAAGGGAGCCGTGGGTGCTTATGGCAATGAACGAACCCAGCAGAGTCTTCAGGATTTTCCTGTGGTCGACtcggaggaagaggaggaaaaggtAGAGTCTTTCCCTCTTTTTCCAACTCAGCCACTGTTAGATTATAAAGCAGAAGTGATATTGAAGAGTCATTCAACATTATTTTGACATTATTCtcaatgtctgtctgtgtaggaGTTTCAGAAGGAGCTAGGCCAGTGGCGCAAGGATCCTGCAAGCTCTATAGGAAAGAAGAAACCCAAGTACTCTTACAGAACTGTGGACGAGTTGAAAGCTAAAGGCAAGCTGGCAGGGCGCAGTACAGCAGCATCCGCTGGAGAGTTGGCACAGGTCAAGGTATGTTTGAAAAGACTTGCATTAACACTCTTTTGCGTCTGTCTCACAGGAATGTTATCAGGGCACTATTGAATTAAGCTGTAATGTTATAACAAGCATTGGGAACATAAGTTAATAGGACTTGGGCACTCTCTACAAGCCCATGTGGATGACATTATAATATGAATGTAAGCAAATGGTCAGCTGCCATTTTTGTCTCCAAATCTCATTTACCCCATATCTGTTCCCATCTCTAGGTTATAGATATGACTGGAAGAGAACAAAAGGTATATTACAGTTACAGTCAGATGTCCAACAAGCACAGTGTTCCAGATGAAGGTCCTCCAAGCTTGTCGGCTCAGGATCAGAAGGGATCTGGCTTTGCTCTCCCTGAACTCGAACATAACCTGCAGCTTCTGATAGACCTCACAGAACAGGACATATTACAGGTACGAGGGAACCAAAAATACCTGCCAAAATATCTATGGCTACGAGTTTCTACAAGTTTTCTATGTACCATTCAGCCACTTCTTCTTCTACCACATACTTGCATGCATTCTCTTATGCTATGTTATTTTCCACCTCCTGTAGTCCGCCAGACGTCTGCAGCATGAAAAAGATGTGGTTGTGTCTCTGAGCCATGAGTCACTAGCACTGCAGAGCAGACTGGATGCAGAGCAAGAATCCATCCAGAGAATGGAAGCCGTTTTGGCATTGGTGGGACGTTTTCCTTCTGGGGAGATGGCACCTGGGGAGGGACCCACCCTGCAGGTACATATGCAGTGAACACACAGACTAACAGCTACAGTTGTTTCAGTTTGTTAGTTCTTGCTCTGTTATCACATCGAAATATGTAATGGCTTTGGTgcctttcttctctttcttcagGAGTGTGCCCGGATCTTTGAGACTTTACAAACAGACTATTATGAAGAATACAAGACGATGGGATTGGCAGACCTGGCTGTAGCTGTTGTTCAGCCACTACTCAAAGAGAAAGTTCGTTCCTGGGACCCTCTGAAGGTAGCGTATgcttttgcatttattttattttgaggtAACTACATACTTTAATCATCAATAATTAGTAATGAAGCTGCCACTTCTCATACTGTTCTCTAAATATTTCAGGACAGCTCTTATTGTCTGGAAGACATCGGTCAGTGGAGAGCAATCCTTGAATCTAGAGACCTCCATAACAGTGCCCCAGATTCAAACATGGACCCTTACCACAGGtcattttaaacacacacaatgtataATAAGCTGTGCTCATCTTTAcataaattaatacatttttgacTACATGTGTTTGTGACATGTGTGTCCTATCTTTGTTGGTCCAGACTGTTGTGGGAAGTTTGGATCCCAGTGATGCGGCCCTGTGTGTCAGGCTGGCAGCCTCGTATAGTAGGGCCAATGGTGGACTGCGTGGAAGTGTGGGCTCCTCTTCTCCCCGTGTGGATCCTGGATCACCTGATGGAGCAGCTGATCTTACCCCGGCTACAGCGAGAGGCAAGACACATCTCCACTTAAAGACATACCTACCTGGATGGAGAGAAACTCCCATGGTTTTGATCATTTCACATAATTTACCTGTGGATAATTGGCTCCTACACTGTGAgctgttttcattcatttctgtTTAATAGGTGGATAACTGGAACCCTTTAACTGACACAGTGCCCATCCACTCCTGGATCCATCCTTGGCTTCCTCTGCTCCAATCACGTCTAGAGCCTCTTTACCCACCAATCAGGAGCAAACTCTCCAATGCCTTGCAGCGATGGCATCCCAGCGACGCTTCAGCCCGCCTCATCCTGCAGCCTTGGAAAGATGTTTTCACACCAGGTGCATGGGAGGCCTTCATGGTGAAAAATATCATCCCTAAACTAGGTATGTCTTTATCAGTGACAGCAGTGGAAGAAAATGTATATTCTTATCCTTTACTGTCCCTCCTTTTCCTCTCTGGTTTCTCTTCTTCATGTGATGGCTTCTGTGTCCCTCCTCAGCTCTGTGTCTGGAAGAGCTGGTTAtcaaccctcatcagcagcaGATGGAGCCATTTCACTGGGTGATGGACTGGGAGGGCATGTTGTCCCCTTCCAGCCTTGTGTCGCTGCTGGACAAAAACTTCTTTACAAAGTGGTTGCAGGTCAGTGAATATACTTACACAAAACAGAAAGTACCAAACTGCAATTATTGTATatacttaattttattaaatgtttagttttttgtgactttatggctgtttgtgttttggtgaTTATAGGTCCTGTGTTCATGGTTGAGCAACAGTCCTAACTATGAGGAAATCACTAAATGGTACCTGGGTTGGAAAAGCATGTTTAGTGACGCCTTGTTGTCACAGACGCTCATCAAAGAGAAGTTCAACGAAGCTTTGGACATCATGAACCGCGCAGTGTCTTCAGGCATGGGTTGGTATTACACATGGTCTTagaaaataaacatgaaaaataGAACAGCATTCCTTTATAAAACATGATAATTCATCCCTTTTTTTCTCTGCTGCAACAAAACATACTACAACCCTCATTCTTTTTCATATCCACAGGTGGATATATGCAACCTGGTGCAAGGGAGAATATTGCATATctaacacagacagagagacgaaAGGACTTCCAATATGAAGCGATGCAGGAGCGCAGAGATGCTGAGAGCGTGGCTCACAGAGGCATCAGTGCTGGTGTGCCGACTAACTTCAAAGATCTTATCCAGACTAAGGCAGAGGAGAACAACATTGTCTTTATGCCCTTAGTGGCCAAACGGCACGAGGGCAAACAGCTGTACACCTTTGGGCGTATTGTCATTTACATAGACAGAGGGGTTGTGTTTGTGCAAGGAGAGAAGACTTGGGTGCCCACGTCTTTGCAGAGTCTGATAGATATGGCCAAGTGAGGGTGGGCTGACTGATTCCTTGGTCTGCTAAGTGTAAAAGAGAATAAGTAGTACAAATGTTAACTTCAGTATGCTGATCCTTGTCGTATGtgtctttgtacatttttaaagtgtCACTAGAACTGTGAATAAATAATTTTCAAATGTATGTGGCCTATTTATTTGCTGTTTTAGTTAGATGTGAAATGTAAATAAGTACGTTCAAGTTCAGTATAGAGTAGAGCTGTGTATGTATGATATTAGTTGGTTTTCATAAGGTTTTGCATTCAACACAGGCAAGGCAAAGGTCTCTATAAAGCACATTTCTTGGCAATCAAAAAATGCTTGTGTACTAATGTAGTATTAGtccttttatttaaaaacaatacataTTGTTGATATTTACGTACATGATTTTAATTTCTTAAATGATTATGGTGTTGCTACGTTTAATGTGCCTTATATATTTTCACCATTAGTGGTTTATAAATTGTTTAGTGTCGTGTGGTcttttgaattatgtttttcttctgtaggtggcagtgtagcTGCTGGTTCCTCTTTTggccctatttttttttttggcacagcAGAGCTTCCGTCCGTCTTGGGCGCTTTGCGGTTGAGGGTTAAACAAAGTATCCTGTACATATGCATTTGGGCACGATTTAAGGATTCCAGGTGGTTTGTGTACTAAGAAGGTAGCTATGTGGCTATTTATAGATATCATATCAaacttaaaatacattgtgtctATTTGGTATCTATGATTGGAAACATGCCTTTATGAGCCGAAAGGCTAAGGGCTGTTAGCCAAAAAGCTAGCTAGTCAGCCATCACAGAGCAACAGTGCTAGCACTAGCTAGCCTGCTAATAGAGAAATGTTGTTGGCACGTAAAGTTACTGTAACTCACGTCAAAAGGTTTACTCGGCTTATCTTAACTGTATTGTATTGAGCCTAAATATTTCCCATCTTTATCCAGCCCCCCATGTCGTCGGACGCCCTGAAGAAGCGAAAGTCTAAGGTTCTCCGCAGTGAAGGAGGAACCCCAGAGATGAAGCGAGGTCGCGGGGAAGGGGaccagcaggtaacgttaacgtcagGACGCCACCGAGAGGGCCCGGTTGACGGGAACGGAGGGGCCGCAGTGTGCTGCTGCAGTGTGTTGGGAGATTTCCAAACAGACCTAATTACTTTATCCACTTTAGCGAATTGAAGAGTTACATTTTGCACATCTTTCACGAAATATCTATGTATCTACTTTTAGGATTGGGATAAAGGTCCTCGTGTGATTGAACACAAAACCCTTGGTGATAACTGAACCATGAATACAATTACTAGGTTGGATGTACATCCACTATTTCTAAGCACTATATTGTTACTAACCACGTAACCAGGTGATAAGTGAAAATATGAGTTATCAAAATTGAAGTTTGAGTTAAGTTCAGAGTTTTGAAATTTGGGACCTGAATTAACTCACCACTTCTTTGACCACAAGTCTGAGTCCCTGCTAGTTGTGTTATAATGGATTCAGGACTCTGACTTTTTGTTCTTATAGCACCAATAAGTGAATGTAGTAAGTAAATGATGACCAACAGTGGTGTCGTTGATATACTGTTCACATTGATTTAggttttttgtaattttctaggATGTGCGAGTGTATAGTGAGGAAGTGGAGCTGGACAGCAGGGACCCTGAGCAGGACTTCCTGCAGTACAAAGAGTCATGCGAGAGTTTGGCCACACTCATGAGTGAGATCCAGGAGCTGAAAGCGAATGGAGCCAAGGAGGGGGTAAACATCATTCAGACTTATTACAGACTGATTTCATAGTCAGTAATAATGCCGTCACGTTACAGACTAAACTCATCAAGTGATGTGCTGGTTTGTCACGGACTGTAGCAATAAGTACATTCCTCCATAGCAGAAACTTTATACATACGGTTTGTGGTATTGTTAAATCTAATGCATCACAATGTTGTATATATCATCTTAGACAAAGTTGATTCTGTGTCTTTACTACAATAATGAATCTAACTAGTTGTGTCTGTTCTCAGTGTGCTGAGGTCGAGCAGAGACGTATGCAGAGCTGCATCCACTTCATGAATCTGAAAAAACTCAATCGTCTGGCTCACATGCGACTAAAGAGAGGCAGAGACCAGACACACGAGGTAACTCGCACACAACTCTCGAATGCTATCCAACTTTCATGACATATTAAAAGAAATACCAGCTTAGGTTAAGTTCACTCGATTCCATTCATTCGCTAAAAAAGTGCTGTCTCGGCTCCTTTTTGTGCTGATCAGGAAAGGCAAGTTAAACACCAAGCACTTTGTTTCTACTTTTAACACCTAACTGCAGTAGCTGCCACTGTCAGCAAACATAGCTTATACACCCTCAGTTTTGTTTATATTTAGAATTTATCGGTCCAGTTTTGGATCCTGCGCATTGATCCTTGATCTTATTGAATCCTGGTTCTGATTCTTGGCATATTGTTTGCATGTATTTATTTCCAGGGTCGCCTGGGTTATGTTTGTAAACCAACCTTAACCACCTTTTTTTCATTCAGGCGAAGCAGAGGGTGGATGTGCTGCACCTCCAGTTACAGAACCTGCTGTATGAAGTTATGCATCTTCAGAAGGAGATCAGCAAGTGTCTGGAGTTCAAGTTAGTACATAATATATCGTTTCACTGGAACAGCTTTTACTTTGAACGTACTTGAGACTAAATCCACTAAAGCTATACATTATTATGTACATGAACAAGTTTAGTttaagaaatgtttaaaaaatgctgAGTTCACATACCTTTCCCTGGTCCAGGTCTAAGCATGAGGAGATAGACTTGGTGTCTGAGGAAGCGTTTTACCAGGAGGCGCCACAGGACATTTCCAGGCCTCACATCACAAAAAATGATCCCCACCAGCTCACACTGGCACGACTGGACTGGGAGCTTGAACAGAGGAAGAGGTAAGCAAACTTGCACACAGCATAGTGCGTTAGTAGCATGCTGTGGTCAAAAAAAcagtcttgatttttttttttttttttgggaccaTAGAGCAACTGTTAAAAATTTGTGCTTGGACACAGGTTGGCAGAAGAATACAGGGAGTCCCTGGCCACAAAGGAGAAGATCCATAAGAGCATCGAGGTGAAGAAGGAACATCTGACAAGCTTGCAGCCAGGACTCAATGCCATCATGCAGGTATA
Coding sequences within:
- the tfip11 gene encoding tuftelin-interacting protein 11, producing MSMSHLYGRREEEEEGVEIESFEVTDWDLANEFNPDRRRFRQTKDQATYGIWADRDSDEDERPSFGGKKSKDYSAPVNFVSAGLRKSAAEEKQQQQKVEGGSDDSEEDGPSAPPPPRGAAPKKLQMGNFRGNQSQRFAGGIQSGKGIGTWEKHTKGIGQKLLQKMGYQPGKGLGKNAQGIINPIEAKVRKGKGAVGAYGNERTQQSLQDFPVVDSEEEEEKEFQKELGQWRKDPASSIGKKKPKYSYRTVDELKAKGKLAGRSTAASAGELAQVKVIDMTGREQKVYYSYSQMSNKHSVPDEGPPSLSAQDQKGSGFALPELEHNLQLLIDLTEQDILQSARRLQHEKDVVVSLSHESLALQSRLDAEQESIQRMEAVLALVGRFPSGEMAPGEGPTLQECARIFETLQTDYYEEYKTMGLADLAVAVVQPLLKEKVRSWDPLKDSSYCLEDIGQWRAILESRDLHNSAPDSNMDPYHRLLWEVWIPVMRPCVSGWQPRIVGPMVDCVEVWAPLLPVWILDHLMEQLILPRLQREVDNWNPLTDTVPIHSWIHPWLPLLQSRLEPLYPPIRSKLSNALQRWHPSDASARLILQPWKDVFTPGAWEAFMVKNIIPKLALCLEELVINPHQQQMEPFHWVMDWEGMLSPSSLVSLLDKNFFTKWLQVLCSWLSNSPNYEEITKWYLGWKSMFSDALLSQTLIKEKFNEALDIMNRAVSSGMGGYMQPGARENIAYLTQTERRKDFQYEAMQERRDAESVAHRGISAGVPTNFKDLIQTKAEENNIVFMPLVAKRHEGKQLYTFGRIVIYIDRGVVFVQGEKTWVPTSLQSLIDMAK
- the srrd gene encoding SRR1-like protein isoform X2, giving the protein MSDTGEEWQVARRRKGAARKSKPIQVSSHSTCCQDQLDIGKTVKRIRDTVSELKCEEFCQQWKEQVLVAGSAALSKPPENRDTEGTTDQLGSRRDGRRCQQLECVCYGLGSFSSCVSARFQLAMLLLLLDAGQIPPRDCYVYDPMFSSGERDVLRELGLTVLTENEEGKRLVTKPTLFYLMHCGKALYNNLLWKNWNAQCLPLMIIIGNSFNGMMDRTIEREFKRDYSYITQAVSVCEEGQLPCPSRLIDIFSDTAVITFPTSSLNKLPQSTWAEPPEPKYQHCPDLEIIQRETQS
- the srrd gene encoding SRR1-like protein isoform X1; translated protein: MSDTGEEWQVARRRKGAARKSKPIQVSSHSTCCQDQLDIGKTVKRIRDTVSELKCEEFCQQWKGTLSSEQVLVAGSAALSKPPENRDTEGTTDQLGSRRDGRRCQQLECVCYGLGSFSSCVSARFQLAMLLLLLDAGQIPPRDCYVYDPMFSSGERDVLRELGLTVLTENEEGKRLVTKPTLFYLMHCGKALYNNLLWKNWNAQCLPLMIIIGNSFNGMMDRTIEREFKRDYSYITQAVSVCEEGQLPCPSRLIDIFSDTAVITFPTSSLNKLPQSTWAEPPEPKYQHCPDLEIIQRETQS